From Ursus arctos isolate Adak ecotype North America unplaced genomic scaffold, UrsArc2.0 scaffold_11, whole genome shotgun sequence, the proteins below share one genomic window:
- the LOC113245518 gene encoding translation initiation factor IF-2-like: protein MPRRKRSREAGSPRAAPLSDAAKHRYSQTRREARRPLAADTPRSQVSATRGKGGSQAAAAARPRGGEGGAPTTSSSAERVCPRRLPARPRALPRASAPPLCSRPRSGGGDRCRCGPAAPAARSVSDAAAAPGDSSLLPPSRAHTHTPPPPPPTFPAEEGGGRGGGGGGGGGEEEAEPLRAPGARGGGPAPQRLPPERARHLRELRGRRAFLLALRYLRAVPTRPRERDGGGGLRGRCESRESRKRRPQERVRSERDMLDQRGNSPGAAVHQPVLRPPPPDLAPPAPGTTLPPRGTNPRQLGGLLTQKLKMGGERDEENSCGDLLLYLP from the exons ATGCCTAGGAGAAAAAGG AGTCGGGAAGCGGGGAGCCCCAGGGCTGCGCCCCTCTCCGACGCTGCCAAGCACAGGTACTCCCAGACCCGCAGGGAGGCGCGGCGGCCGCTCGCCGCAGACACACCCCGGAGCCAGGTGTCGGCGACAAGGGGCAAGGGAGGGTCCCAGGCTGCGGCGGCGGCCCGGCCA cgcggaggggaggggggcgcccCGACCACCTCCTCCTCCGCCGAGAGGGTCTGCCCGCGCCGGCTCCCCGCGCGGCCCCGCGCCCTACCTCGCGCCTCGGCTCCTCCTCTTTGTTCGCGGCCCCGCAGCGGCGGCGGAGACCGATGCAGATGCGGCCCCGCCGCGCCCGCCGCTCGCAGTGTCTCTGACGCCGCGGCGGCACCCGGAGATTCCTCTCTGCTGCCCCCctcacgcgcgcacacacacacgccgccgccgccacctccCACTTTCCCAGCCGAGGAGGgcggaggaagaggaggaggaggaggaggaggaggaggtgaggaggaggcCGAGCCGCTGCGGGCGCCCGGGGCGCGAGGGGGCGGCCCCGCACCACAGCGCCTCCCCCCGGAGCGGGCGCGGCACCTCCGGGAACTGCGGGGCCGGCGCGCCTTCCTCCTGGCGCTGAGGTACCTGCGCGCGGTCCCCACCCGCCCCCGGGAGCGCGATGGGGGCGGCGGCCTGAGGGGGCGCTGCGAGAGCCGAGAGTCCAGGAAGCGGCGTCCGCAGGAGCGAGTGAG GTCCGAGAGAGACATGTTGGATCAGCGTGGAAACAGTCCCGGGGCAGCTGTCCACCAGCCCGTGCTCCGGCCGCCGCCGCCCGACCTTGCTCCGCCCGCACCAGGCACCACGCTCCCTCCCCGGGGCACAAACCCGAGGCAGCTGGGAGGATTGCTGACCCAGAAACTCAaaatgggaggggagagagacgaGGAAAACAGTTGTGGGGATTTACTGTTATACCTGCCCTAA